The proteins below come from a single Aquarana catesbeiana isolate 2022-GZ linkage group LG12, ASM4218655v1, whole genome shotgun sequence genomic window:
- the TCAP gene encoding telethonin: MKPETYETHSSLTDLSCEVKEDNRARRERYSAEWLDTSIYSRPEERCSARDADVQRRESFRQQGQTQFLVQRSPAQIMKMGRLGHHYTQYNLPYQQMLPLPIFKLADLTTKIDRMATPPQLRSMIDFERALSNPGSDGICQDKTPVSQITKELPPVMQPARMEFVKPGLANSFSRSVSQEAQRG; this comes from the exons ATGAAACCAGAAACATATGAAACCCATAGCTCTCTGACTGATCTAAGCTGCGAGGTGAAAGAGGACAACAGAGCTCGTAGGGAGCGCTATTCTGCAGAATGGTTGGATACATCAATTTACAGCAGACCAGAAGAGAG ATGCAGTGCCCGTGATGCTGATGTCCAGAGAAGGGAAAGCTTCAGACAACAGGGTCAGACACAATTCCTGGTCCAGCGTTCTCCAGCCCAGATCATGAAAATGGGTCGCCTAGGTCACCACTATACCCAATACAATTTGCCATACCAGCAAATGCTGCCCTTGCCCATCTTCAAGCTAGCCGATCTCACCACTAAGATTGACCGTATGGCAACACCACCTCAGCTACGCAGCATGATTGACTTTGAAAGGGCCCTCTCAAACCCTGGCAGTGATGGCATATGCCAAGACAAGACCCCAGTCTCACAAATCACCAAAGAGCTCCCTCCAGTGATGCAACCGGCCCGCATGGAGTTTGTCAAGCCTGGGCTGGCCAATTCCTTCTCCAGGTCTGTGTctcaggaggcacagagaggcTAA